ggagtttgactggtcacacgtgcggtctgactgtacaggtctcgcattggcttttcggtggagtagcggggctggtgggaggcgggctggactcgcgctctcacctcctcccaagggcgaggtcggtcccagcacgtctccgagcgtcggggccggtcaacggtcgggtagccgcgatcctgctgttgcgccggtgggtcccaacaggtaggTCGGCGCTTGGGCGGTGATGGCGAGTACATATCTAGCTCGTAGGATGAAGAATGTTGATATGCAGTGGTCCGACGGGTGcatggtgggtcccagcaagtgGGCTGTCTCCGACGGGTGCAGggtgggtcccagcaagtgGGCTGTCGGGTGTGGCAGGGGTAAAACGGCTGCACGGGTTGAGGGAAATTGTATTTACGATGGCaatagccggcgtagtcgtatgacatgtcgacggactgaatcgtggttgtggtagaaatggtggtgatttatttggggatatggatgaacgcagacggaggatgctgagctctcaatgaaagcaccagttgttaaggacctaaatccctaacgatccgataaaacggacaataacgagataaagataatccggcgcccgtgagggtcggcggagataaagatctgggcggctgtgtgctggttccaacccgtcgggcaacggctacagatcagatatacgttccggctgtgcgcggaaaccttccgtcgggcagcaggtagcgtagGGAATTATGGATTCAAAGTATAACTCGAGGcatttggccaaaataatatattcattgaggaatgaataaaaaagataacagtctatcctatttataatgctactgacttaatgaacaagaaaacaaagatatagaaaaagatatgctaaatccctataatatctaaactaatagaggttcgtatcaagCCGCTGCTTCAGCATGTGTTGAATCAGTAACTCCGTCTCCTTCAGTATTTATTGCTGCCTCAATATCATCTCGTTCATATGTAAGTGCATCCCACAAGCAAGCAAATAATTCAGAGGCATCACACTTATTAATGTCGTCGGTCTTTGACATCTTCGTGTAGCTCCGTACTAAAAATATTAGGTAAGTCAtgtaaaaaaatcgaaaataaaaaaaataattagatgtaCGTTATTTAATCCTAAAATACTAACCATTTGTTATAATCTTGTCCCAAAGTCCTTGGCTTTTGTCACATGATAATGCTAATGGATTACGAGCAAGCACTTGTAACGGTGTTTCGCCATTGATGTCTCTAGTCACAGCTAAGATTTTGTCTTCGCGCACAAGCTTTACAGCCACATCTAATTgacacacacattatacaatatatattagAAAAAGGAACTGCCTATGATCGTCTTTCAAGATCATACAATTTGTGTAATCTATTGCCATATGTCAATCATCGAAGAATATAATACTACCACTGTCCCGCAAAGTTTGTTGTTACACTTTGATCCAACATGGATTTTAtgaatgtaatagaaagtgggctGAAAaggttagtgaaatgtgaatcatactttcatatttataataaatgtgaatCATACTTTCATATATAGTGGCCAAACCCCATTTTCACCCTTAATATTTGCTAAATTTCGATCTCTTTCCAACATCAGTTTAGCAATTTCAGAGTGGCCAGCTGCTGCAGCAAAGCATAGTGCAGTGCACCCTTTCAGGTTCTGAGCTGCCACGTCTTCTGTTTCCATCATTTGCAATAAATTTTTGAGGAAATATTCATGGCCCTCGACGGCAGCTATGTGCAGTGCGATTTCACCTCCCTCTGTTATAGGGGTTTTGATCAAGTTTTCAATTTTGATCAAAAGCTCTCGAGCAGCATTCCAATCGCCCTTCAATGCAACTCTGTATAGCGCCATGTCGTCCCGCTGTCTCTTTCCGCCTACTCAAATGTCCGGGAATGCTTCGTTAGATTGCTCGATTTAAAAGATGCTAGTGGAATTTGAAATAGAATTAGACAAAAATACATAGATAATTTCTCTTGAATACTTAATGCcaataattattttaacaaaaatatggagtattataaaaTGTTACTCCTTCCATGCGGATTTATATGTCTATAACTCCGCACGAAATTTAAGAATTGTGAAAGAAAGTGGATttaaaattagtgaaatgtagATCTGATATTATATATGAATTTATAAGTAAGAATACTAAAAGTGAAATTGATCATTTAATGGTGAATATCAAAATGAAAGTAGAAAATGTTTAATGAAGTTATTATATATACTCTCTCAGTCACGTATCAAGTGAGGCACACTTTGggcacaagatttaagaaaaatgatgTTTAGTGCGTTAAAGTAAAGTAAAGTAAAGTAAAGTAAAGTAAAGTAAAGTAAAGTAGAGTAGATAGAtgttaaagaataaagtaagagagtttaAAAAGTGttgatttttgaaaaaaaaaattgcatcacATTATTTGAGACGTTTCGAAATGAAATGCAAATTACTTACACTAGTTCAACCAAAAAATTTCTTGAACAAAATGCATTAATATAAGAATCTCAtggaataaaaattataaaagatCTAATGAATGCATATAAGCATAAGAATTTAACAAAGAAAAAACTAATAAGTTAGATCAAAATGTATTAATAAAACAACCTCCTAATAAAGTTTCAGTTAGTTTATGCCTCAAATACTGAACAACAATACTCCCTATAcgataaaaatagaaacttttttaattttatttcttccatAAAATTACTTCActtatatttttcataattttttttctaataaagtGGGCTTATTCTCCATTAaatatatttcaataattttttctttttatctttttcttttatttaattatgcattaaaatcatATTATCTGAGTATTTTTATGAGGAGGAATTATTGAATATTATCGTCTGCTGACTCCGGGAATTCCACTAGAAAACGTCAATTCATTGACAATATATGACGTGGGGAAGATGTCGTCATACATAGTCTTATCATAGTCCACTTTCCATGTCTCTTTCAAAAATAATTCTACtacaataaataattttcactttcaaaataaaattatttttattcccTTCTCGCCATAGTCTTGAATACTTTGGTTTGAGTTGTTCAATTAataattgaattatttcctattttgataaatttaacGCATATAATCATGAATGGAGATAATATAAATCTTTTGTTAATTAAATTCGTGTGCAAGTAAAAACTTACGACAAGGTGACGACGAATAACCATTTTGATTCACATCTGTCTCATCACTCTcatgttttgagaaaaaaatCCCCATGGAATGTGAACTTCCGATCTACACAAATATAAGGAAATATTAaatctcacacacacacacacacctcaAATTAAAGAACAATTAATGCTTCAATACCTAACTATATTTCAAGAAGAAAACATTAGAAATTAGGTACCACCTCTGaaaaagtgtgtgtgtgtgtgtgtgtgtgtgtgtgtgtgtgtgtgtgtgtgtgtgtgtgtgtgtgtgtgtgtgtgtgtgtgtgtgtgtgtgtgtgtgtgtgagagagagagacaggtGTTTGCATTTGGGAAGAAAGTTGAATGATTATTGTTGAATATATATAAGTGTAATAAaaaggaatatatatataagtgtaaTAAAAAGGGGGTGTTCTGAAATAAGCTGAAATCTCCTTGTAGTTTCCTACCTTTTGTCGACATTTTCATTATTCCACAACAAGTGGTAGCAAAAAAGAAGTGgctattaaaatttataaaattaaatactccttGCGTTCCATTCcataatagtagagtcattttgatAAGTTTCATATTAGTAGAGTAAGTAACACATTTGTTATcatgtactcccttcgtt
This DNA window, taken from Salvia splendens isolate huo1 chromosome 18, SspV2, whole genome shotgun sequence, encodes the following:
- the LOC121777997 gene encoding uncharacterized protein LOC121777997 — protein: MGIFFSKHESDETDVNQNGYSSSPCRGKRQRDDMALYRVALKGDWNAARELLIKIENLIKTPITEGGEIALHIAAVEGHEYFLKNLLQMMETEDVAAQNLKGCTALCFAAAAGHSEIAKLMLERDRNLANIKGENGVWPLYMKV